One window of the Misgurnus anguillicaudatus chromosome 8, ASM2758022v2, whole genome shotgun sequence genome contains the following:
- the gbx2 gene encoding homeobox protein GBX-2 — MSAAFSTPFMMMQRPVGSTTAFSIDSLIGGPPQPSPGHFVYTGYPMFMPYRSVVLPPPPPPPPPSLPQSALPPTHPHHPIPGLPGGFCSSLALTSTLMATLPGGFSTSPSQQQQDAARKLGSQSIHSMFEKSQDIRLDGDDGKTFPGKDSTALPSFHDSQTVHTSTVRGHSKDDQKEDECHRKDESFSMDSDLDYSSDDNAPGNGMCQKEDGDGSGGADDGVHGGNGSGNTTSTGKNRRRRTAFTSEQLLELEKEFHCKKYLSLTERSQIAHALKLSEVQVKIWFQNRRAKWKRVKAGNVNSKTGEPSRNPKIVVPIPVHVSRFAIRSQHQQLEQARP; from the exons ATGAGTGCAGCTTTCAGCACGCCGTTCATGATGATGCAGCGTCCGGTGGGAAGCACCACTGCATTCAGCATTGACTCTCTCATTGGAGGTCCTCCGCAGCCCAGCCCGGGACATTTCGTGTACACGGGCTATCCCATGTTTATGCCATACCGGTCAGTGGTGTTGCCTCCACCTCCGCCGCCACCTCCTCCATCCCTGCCTCAGAGCGCTCTACCCCCGACCCATCCGCACCACCCGATCCCGGGATTACCCGGCGGGTTCTGTTCCAGTCTGGCGCTCACGTCGACTCTGATGGCAACGTTACCCGGCGGGTTCTCCACCTCGCCATCCCAACAGCAACAGGACGCCGCGAGGAAACTCGGATCTCAGTCTATTCACTCCATGTTTGAAAAATCTCAGGATATTCGCTTAGATGGGGATGACGGGAAAACGTTTCCAGGGAAAGATTCAACGGCCCTTCCGTCATTCCACGATTCCCAGACAGTGCACACCTCCACAG TGCGAGGTCACAGCAAAGACGACCAGAAGGAGGATGAGTGTCACAGGAAAGATGAGAGCTTCTCCATGGACAGTGATTTAGATTACAGCTCTGACGACAACGCGCCCGGTAACGGCATGTGTCAAAAAGAAGATGGAGACGGCAGCGGTGGAGCGGACGATGGAGTCCACGGTGGGAATGGGTCCGGGAACACCACCTCCACCGGGAAAAATCGGAGAAGGAGGACGGCTTTTACGAGCGAGCAGCTCTTGGAGCTGGAGAAAGAGTTTCACTGTAAGAAATATCTGTCACTTACAGAACGGTCACAGATCGCCCATGCTTTAAAGCTCAGCGAGGTCCAGGTCAAGATCTGGTTTCAGAACCGGAGGGCCAAGTGGAAGCGGGTCAAAGCGGGCAACGTGAACTCCAAAACCGGAGAGCCCTCCAGAAACCCTAAAATTGTAGTGCCCATTCCGGTGCATGTTAGTCGCTTTGCAATACGCAGCCAACACCAACAGTTAGAACAGGCCAGACCATGA